Proteins encoded by one window of Candidatus Endowatersipora endosymbiont of Watersipora subatra:
- the erpA gene encoding iron-sulfur cluster insertion protein ErpA, translating to MKNLKNRVTLSNSAAKRISEILSSQNEKTALRISVEGGGCSGFSYKFNLVENPADDDFIIDQSDSIIVIDSISLMYMDGSEIDFIDNLMGQRFQINNPKATKNCGCGTSFSL from the coding sequence ATGAAAAATTTAAAAAATAGAGTTACTCTTTCCAATTCTGCTGCGAAACGAATTTCTGAGATTTTATCCTCACAAAATGAAAAAACTGCTTTGCGGATTTCTGTTGAAGGGGGGGGGTGTTCCGGTTTTTCTTATAAATTTAACCTAGTAGAAAATCCTGCCGATGATGATTTCATCATCGACCAAAGTGATTCAATTATAGTAATTGATTCCATATCATTGATGTATATGGATGGTTCTGAAATTGATTTCATAGATAATCTAATGGGTCAGAGGTTCCAGATTAACAATCCTAAGGCAACAAAGAATTGTGGATGCGGAACGAGCTTTTCTCTCTAA
- the purN gene encoding phosphoribosylglycinamide formyltransferase: MKKVRVAVLISGRGSNMISLVESAKDTSYPADISLIISNNPNADGVKSAQKRGIPTHIVDNKFYESREEHEQAIHELLIAYDIDIICLAGYMRVLTQFLVSAWLGRILNIHPSLLPLFPGLNTHKRALDSGIQVHGCTVHFVNSQLDGGLILTQSTVPVLPDDDIRTLAYRVLEMEHILYPKTLALVATRKLSYLSKTRR, encoded by the coding sequence ATGAAAAAAGTTCGAGTTGCCGTTTTAATTTCAGGGCGTGGATCGAACATGATTTCACTTGTAGAGTCAGCAAAAGATACTTCGTATCCAGCAGATATTTCTCTTATTATCAGTAATAATCCTAATGCAGACGGCGTAAAATCAGCTCAAAAAAGAGGGATTCCTACACATATTGTTGACAATAAATTTTATGAGTCTCGTGAGGAACATGAACAAGCTATCCATGAGCTTTTAATAGCTTATGATATAGATATCATTTGCTTGGCTGGATACATGAGAGTATTGACACAGTTTTTAGTCTCTGCTTGGCTGGGTAGAATACTAAATATTCATCCCAGTCTCTTACCTTTATTTCCTGGTCTTAATACCCATAAACGTGCTCTTGATTCAGGTATTCAAGTACATGGGTGCACGGTTCATTTTGTCAATAGTCAATTGGATGGAGGTCTCATTCTGACTCAAAGCACAGTTCCTGTGTTGCCAGACGACGACATAAGGACACTCGCTTACCGAGTACTTGAGATGGAACACATACTCTATCCGAAAACACTTGCGCTTGTCGCAACAAGAAAATTGTCTTATCTGAGTAAAACAAGACGTTAA